Below is a genomic region from Prevotella melaninogenica.
TGGAATGGATTAATTTCAGGAGCGGCTTCTTCAGGAATAGGGTCTTATGCACAAAGCATAAACTTAAACTCTGGACTTATGGTAGCTTCCACTACGGCAATGGGTGGAATCGTTGCATGGGCTACAGGAGGTGACTTCCTGCAAGGAGCAATGCAGGGGATGACCATAGGACTTTTTAATCATGCAATGCACAATGAGAATATAAATGGAGAAAATGATTATTCTGAGTACTCTGACTATTTGTCCGGTGGTCCTAAAAAACGTGTTGTAAAATTAAAAGAAGTAGTAGTTCTTGGAAAGAATAATGCCCCTCATGAAAAGCCTTTAGAACCAGTGTATCCAGAGTTTTATATTCTGTTCCCTGGAAGAGCAATAGCAAATGGCGTGGCAGGCATGATAAAAAGCGGATTGGGTTTATTCCACGAATTTAGCAAATTGCAAAATAGAACAGTTCAATTTGGTAATAACCCTAACCAAGTGCATCATACATTTAGACATGTGGATGATATGGGTCTTAACAGAAACATGGTGCGAAGTTCCGTTATAAATGATTTGAAACGTATAAGTAATATTCCTGTAGGTAAACCAGTGAATAGAATAATAAATGTGTCAGGTGACAAACTTCAATATACTGTATTCAAAAGGTTGGAGAATGGTGAATATATTTATAATATAGGTCGGATTCATGGAATATAAAAGAAAAATTTTTCCTGAGGAAGTAGCTCTTATTGCCTTTCTAGCGTCCAAAGCTCAATTCCAATTAGAAAGTAATTGGGAAAATAAATTTATCGCTTATCCTCTCACAAAAGAGAAAATAGGCAGTATTGGGCTTTTTAAAAATAACCAGAAATATACTCGAAGACAAAGTAGAGTTCTTTCATGTTGCAAGTTTCATGATGTTGATAATGTTGAAGTAGCGGTTTATCTTTTAATAGATTCTAATGATACGCTCTATGAATTAGATTTTTGGAAGGTAGATGATTCAGAAATTTGCCATATTCCTTCCGTAGACTCTATGGAGGATATCCCGCAGATATAATCAGAAATGAACTTAACTTAACCAGTGTATTCGTATCTGGCGTATCTGGTTCGACATTGGGAGCAAAGGTTGATACGGCGATAGGAGCATGGTTTGGAGGTGTTGGTGCTATTCCTGGAGCAATCATAGGAGGTGCTGTAGGTGGTATTTGTGGATCTTTTGGTGCCAGTTGGCTAGGAGTAGGAACTGTTGATATGATTTATGGAAGGTAATATTTCACACATTCCAGTAAAACAAGATGGGCACAATTTCTTTATGGCTCACGTGCAAGTTAGTAGAAAAGGTTATAGTATTCTACATAATATGACAGGAACAGCCTCTATATTAATTAACAATAAAACTATTTTACACTATATTATAAAGCTGTAAATAACTTTATTTAGTTTGATAAGCAGAATAAAATCAATAGCTTTTTAAGTCTTAATTAGATGACATAGATTTGAATTATGTTTTATCCTCTCTATTTCTGAAGCCACCAAATTTAATATTTCCTGTTTCACACACTGATAGTTAATCTTGATGGTTTCTTTGAGATTATCGGAGCCATCTTTGTTTCGGAATGTGTTGATTTCTGGGATAGACTGGTATTGCATCATTTCGGCAGAGACTTTGGCGCTATCCACTACAATCTCCGCGTGGAAAATCTTTTGATCTATGCGCTCGTCGAAGTTGTCGGATACAGCTCCTACAAACATACCTTGTGTGAGGTTGCTGATTTTCGACGCAGGGATAAGGCTATCCATCTGTGTGGAGATAGAAGTGGATTTGTCATTGCGGTTGATGGTCATAGACTGCCGTTGTTGAAGCACCTTGCCAAAACGCTCAGAAAGCGTCTTGGCGGTTTCACCCACGACCTGCCCGGAAAAGACATTACCAACTGTATTCTGTATCACCTTGCTTTCCTTGTCTCCATAGTCACGGGTGAGCTGTGAAAAGTCCTGAAAGCCCAAACACACTGCTACCTTGTTGCTTCGGGCGGTAGCAATAAGGTTGTCCAGCCCACGGAAATATATGGTGGGTAACTCATCTATGATTACCGAGCTTTTGAGTTGCTTTTTCTTGTTGATGAGCTTCACAATACGGCTGTTATACAGTCCGAGTGCCGCTGAATAGATATTCTGACGGTCGGGATTATTGCCCACGACAAGAACTTTCGGCTCATTGGGATTGTTGATGTCGAGCGAAAAATCATCGCCCGTCATTACCCAATAAAGTGCTGGTGAAATCATGCGTGAAAGCGGTATCTTGGCACTGGCTATCTGTCCCTGCAACTGATCCTGCGCTCCACCCTCCCAAGCGTCCATGAAAGGAGAAAGGTAGTTGGCAAACTCATCGTAGGAAGTGAGTATCGGAAATATCTGTGCGTAGGGACGGTTGAGAAATTCGATGGCATGAGGGAAGGTACAATACTTGCCATTCTCATATATCTTCAGAAACCAAATGATGGCAGCAAGCAAGATGATAGGCGACTCCACAAAGAAGTCTCCTTGTTTCTGTATCCACGAGCGGTTGAGGTTAAGCATAATCGTGTAGGCACTCTCATAGGCATCCGATATATCCGTCATAAAGGATGGATTGATGGGATTGCAGCGGTGTGA
It encodes:
- a CDS encoding DUF6984 family protein, translated to MEYKRKIFPEEVALIAFLASKAQFQLESNWENKFIAYPLTKEKIGSIGLFKNNQKYTRRQSRVLSCCKFHDVDNVEVAVYLLIDSNDTLYELDFWKVDDSEICHIPSVDSMEDIPQI
- the mobC gene encoding conjugal transfer protein MobC produces the protein MAQEDDLRALGKVMDFMRGISVIFLLVNCYWFCYEAFQEWHFTLGIINKILINFQHTTGLFSSILWTKLFCVVFLALSCLGTKGVKEEKITWPKIWTVLFAGFVFFFLNWWLLALPIGKVGAASLYIFTLSVGYICLLIAGVWMGRLLKNNLMDDVFNTENESFMQETRLMENEYSVNLPTRFYYKKKWNNGWINVVNPFRASMVLGTPGSGKSYAIVNNYIKQQIEKGFAMYIYDYKFPDLSEIAYNHLLNHLDAYQVKPQFFVINFDDPRKSHRCNPINPSFMTDISDAYESAYTIMLNLNRSWIQKQGDFFVESPIILLAAIIWFLKIYENGKYCTFPHAIEFLNRPYAQIFPILTSYDEFANYLSPFMDAWEGGAQDQLQGQIASAKIPLSRMISPALYWVMTGDDFSLDINNPNEPKVLVVGNNPDRQNIYSAALGLYNSRIVKLINKKKQLKSSVIIDELPTIYFRGLDNLIATARSNKVAVCLGFQDFSQLTRDYGDKESKVIQNTVGNVFSGQVVGETAKTLSERFGKVLQQRQSMTINRNDKSTSISTQMDSLIPASKISNLTQGMFVGAVSDNFDERIDQKIFHAEIVVDSAKVSAEMMQYQSIPEINTFRNKDGSDNLKETIKINYQCVKQEILNLVASEIERIKHNSNLCHLIKT